A genome region from Erigeron canadensis isolate Cc75 chromosome 3, C_canadensis_v1, whole genome shotgun sequence includes the following:
- the LOC122594259 gene encoding codeine O-demethylase-like yields MNNQQVQEIARECNNKIPERYIRKQHEEYGGRHVTNTNASSLPTAEIPVVEFSLLTSSSQVELDKLKSAVTTWGCFQVINHGIDSSFLDKVHEITRLFFKVPAEEKRKCLREENDVEGYGNDTVYFDQQTIDWTDRLYLTVLPHDQRKLEFWPQSPSDFREVLDEYISKIDMMNEIVQKALARSLNLEEDCFLKQYGRGKMEARFSYYPPCPWPAKVLGIKPHADATVITFLLQDKEVEGLEILKDDQWFRVPIVPDALTINFGDEIEIMSNGIFKSPVHRVSVNSEKERMTLALFCMPQTETNIVVPVEELVTDETPRLYKDATYTLDFYFENYQHHRRPIDTYKI; encoded by the exons ATGAATAACCAACAAGTACAAGAAATAGCAAGGGAGTGTAACAACAAGATACCTGAAAGATACATACGTAAACAACATGAAGAATATGGTGGTCGACATGTTACCAACACTAATGCATCCTCTCTACCAACTGCAGAGATTCCGGTTGTTGAATTCAGTCTCTTAACTTCATCATCTCAAGTGGAACTTGATAAGCTTAAATCAGCTGTTACTACATGGGGCTGTTTTCAG GTAATCAACCATGGAATTGACAGTTCGTTTTTGGATAAAGTTCACGAAATCACCAGACTCTTCTTCAAAGTACCTGCAGAGGAGAAGAGAAAATGCCTGAGAGAAGAAAATGATGTTGAAGGCTACGGGAATGATACGGTTTACTTTGATCAACAGACTATTGACTGGACTGATAGGCTTTATCTCACTGTTCTTCCACATGACCAACGAAAGCTTGAATTTTGGCCTCAAAGTCCAAGTGACTTCAG GGAAGTTCTTGACGAATATATCTCCAAAATAGATATGATGAACGAGATTGTACAAAAGGCCCTAGCTAGATCATTAAACTTGGAGGAAGATTGCTTTTTGAAACAATATGGGAGAGGCAAGATGGAAGCAAGATTTAGCTACTACCCTCCTTGTCCGTGGCCCGCAAAGGTCTTGGGAATCAAACCACATGCTGATGCTACCGTGATCACATTTCTGTTGCAAGACAAAGAGGTTGAAGGTCTTGAAATTTTGAAAGATGATCAGTGGTTTAGAGTTCCTATTGTTCCTGATGCTCTAACCATCAATTTTGGTGATGAAATCGAG ATAATGAGTAATGGGATATTTAAGAGCCCAGTTCATAGAGTGTCAGTAAACTCAGAAAAAGAAAGGATGACATTGGCATTGTTCTGCATGCCTCAAACTGAAACAAATATTGTTGTACCCGTTGAAGAGCTCGTCACCGATGAAACACCAAGGTTATACAAGGATGCGACATATACTCTCGATTTCTATTTTGAGAATTACCAGCATCATAGAAGACCTATTGATACTTACAAGATATGA
- the LOC122590857 gene encoding codeine O-demethylase-like produces the protein MNKQVQEIARNCNKIPERYIRKQDEEYGGGHVTNNTDASSLPIAQIPVIDFSLLTSLSPVELDSLKSAITTWGCFQAINHGINSSFLEKVHEITRLFFKLPAGEKRKYLREENDVEGYGNDMVLSDHQTLDWTDRLYLTALPRDQRRLQFWPQSPSHFREVLDEYSSKVELINEIVLKALARSLHLGEDCFLNQYGTTAKMQARFNYYPPCPWPEKVLGVKAHADGSAITVLLQDKEVEGLDILKDNQWFRVPIVHDALTINVGDQIEVMSNGIFKSPVHRVSVNSHNERMTVAMFCMPQTEKDIGPVEGLITEETPRLYKNVTFTLDFFFKNYQQGRRAIDACKI, from the exons ATGAACAAACAAGTGCAAGAGATAGCAAGGAATTGTAACAAGATACCAGAAAGATACATACGTAAACAAGATGAAGAATACGGTGGTGGACATGTTACCAACAATACGGATGCATCCTCCCTACCAATCGCACAGATTCCTGTTATTGATTTCAGCCTCTTAACATCATTATCACCGGTGGAACTTGACTCACTTAAATCTGCTATCACCACCTGGGGATGCtttcag GCAATTAACCATGGAATCAACAGTTCATTTTTGGAGAAGGTTCACGAAATCACCAGACTCTTCTTCAAATTACCTGCAGGGGAGAAGAGAAAATACCTGAGAGAAGAAAATGATGTTGAAGGCTATGGGAATGATATGGTTCTCTCAGATCACCAGACTCTTGACTGGACTGATAGGCTTTATCTCACTGCTCTTCCACGAGACCAACGACGACTTCAGTTTTGGCCTCAAAGTCCAAGTCACTTTAG GGAAGTTCTTGATGAATATAGCTCCAAAGTAGAGTTGATAAATGAAATTGTCCTTAAGGCCCTGGCTAGATCATTGCATTTGGGGGAAGATTGCTTTTTGAACCAATATGGGACAACTGCCAAGATGCAAGCAAGATTTAACTACTACCCTCCTTGTCCATGGCCGGAAAAAGTGTTGGGAGTTAAAGCACATGCTGATGGTTCGGCCATCACAGTTCTTTTGCAAGACAAAGAGGTTGAAGGTCTTGATATTTTGAAAGATAATCAGTGGTTTAGAGTTCCAATTGTTCATGATGCTCTAACCATCAATGTTGGTGATCAAATAGAG GTAATGAGTAATGGGATATTCAAGAGCCCGGTGCATAGAGTGTCAGTAAACTCACACAACGAAAGGATGACAGTAGCCATGTTCTGCATGCCTCAAACTGAAAAGGACATTGGACCCGTTGAAGGGCTCATCACTGAAGAAACACCTAGGCTATACAAAAATGTGACATTTACTCTCGACTTCTTTTTCAAGAATTACCAGCAAGGTAGGAGAGCAATCGATGCTTGCAAAATTTAA